One part of the Malus sylvestris chromosome 2, drMalSylv7.2, whole genome shotgun sequence genome encodes these proteins:
- the LOC126614050 gene encoding alcohol acyl transferase 1 allele RGc — protein sequence MMPLSVLQVKRLQLELITPAKPTPQETKFLSDIDDQEGLRFQVPVIMCYKDNPSLNKNCNPVKVIREALSRALVYYYPLAGRLKEGPNRKLMVDCNGEGILFVEASADVTLEQLGDKILPPCPLLEEFLFNFPGSDGIIGCPLLLLQVTCLTCGGFILALRANHTMCDAPGLLLFLTAIAEMARGAHAPSILPVWERELLFARDPPRITCVHHEYEDVIDHSDGSYASSNQSNMVQRSFYFGAKEMRVLRKQIPPHVISTCSTFDLITACLWKCSTLALKINPKQAVRVSCIVNARGKHNNVRLPLGYYGNAFAFPTAVSKAEPLCKNPLGYALELVKKAKATMNEEYLRSVADLMVLRGRPKYSSTGSYLIVSDNTRAGFGDVNFGWGHPVFAGPAKALDLISFFIQHKNNTDDGILVPMCLPSSAMERFQQELERITQEPKDDICNNLRSTRIMSMM from the exons ATGATGCCACTCTCAGTACTTCAG GTAAAACGATTGCAACTGGAACTTATAACTCCGGCAAAGCCAACTCCTCAAGAAACAAAGTTTCTCTCAGATATTGACGACCAAGAAGGCTTGAGATTTCAGGTTCCAGTCATAATGTGTTACAAAGATAACCCTTCACTTAATAAAAATTGTAATCCCGTTAAGGTGATTAGGGAAGCCTTAAGTAGAGCATTAGTGTATTACTACCCTTTAGCTGGAAGGCTTAAGGAAGGGCCTAACAGAAAGCTCATGGTCGATTGCAACGGTGAAGGTATCTTGTTCGTTGAGGCTTCTGCTGATGTCACACTTGAGCAACTAGGAGACAAAATTCTACCCCCTTGTCCACTtttagaggagttcttatttaATTTTCCAGGCTCTGATGGAATTATTGGTTGTCCTTTGCTGCTGCTTCAG GTGACCTGTCTTACATGCGGAGGTTTCATACTTGCATTGCGCGCAAACCACACAATGTGTGATGCACCTGGATTGCTCCTGTTCCTGACCGCCATTGCGGAGATGGCAAGAGGCGCACATGCACCATCTATTCTACCAGtgtgggagagagagctcttgtTCGCTCGAGATCCACCAAGAATTACATGTGTTCATCATGAATATGAAGACGTGATTGATCATTCTGATGGCTCATACGCATCCAGTAACCAGTCAAACATGGTTCAACGATCTTTCTACTTTGGTGCCAAGGAGATGAGAGTCCTTCGAAAACAGATTCCACCCCACGtaatttccacttgctccacaTTTGACTTGATCACAGCTTGTTTGTGGAAATGTAGCACTCTTGCACTTAAAATTAATCCAAAACAGGCTGTTCGAGTTTCATGCATTGTCAATGCACGGGGAAAGCACAACAATGTACGTCTTCCCTTGGGATACTATGGCAATGCATTTGCATTTCCAACTGCAGTTTCAAAGGCTGAACCTCTATGCAAAAATCCACTGGGATATGCTTTGGAGTTGGTGAAGAAGGCTAAAGCTACCATGAATGAAGAATACTTAAGATCAGTGGCAGATCTTATGGTACTAAGAGGGCGACCTAAATATTCATCGACAGGAAGTTATTTAATAGTTTCTGATAATACGCGTGCAGGTTTTGGAGATGTCAATTTTGGATGGGGACATCCGGTATTTGCTGGACCCGCCAAAGCCTTGGATTTGATTAGCTTCTTCattcaacacaaaaacaacaCTGATGATGGAATATTGGTACCAATGTGTTTGCCATCCTCGGCCATGGAGAGATTTCAGCAGGAACTAGAGAGGATTACTCAGGAACCTAAGGATGATATATGTAACAACCTTAGATCAACTAGGATCATGTCAATGATGTAA